Sequence from the [Bacteroides] pectinophilus genome:
ATGAGAGAGCATGCAGAAACAAGAACGTCCCAAAGTGTCCTACATGTGGCTCAACCAATATAAAAAAGATATCATCAATGAGCAAGGCAGTGGGAATGCTTACACTCGGAATCCTTGACGCGGATATCCACAGAACCTTCTATTGTAAGAACTGCGGATATAGGTGGTAGGTATCACGTATAGACCGGTTGTATTACGATAATTTACAGTCACAGGGTAATTACAAGGTGCAGGGTAATGTGAATTACGGTGTAACGATAAATGATACAGTGCGATGACAAATAGGTAGGAGGCGTATAAAACTATGACACCACAGGAAATACATGATGATTTTAGTAAATTGGAAAGAGATCCAATGGGGGGATATATTTGGAAGAAAAATCAAAAGACGGGACGTCCAATAGCTACAGAAATTCTTGAGTTGTATTATGCTGGCAAGGAAGAGGAAGCTGTTCAGTACATAAAAGAGCTTTATGAATGTGAGGAAGAGGTTGCACGCGAGGTTTTCAAAATATATAAGAGAAAAATTGGAGAGCCACCAACTCCTCTGATGAAAGCAGAGGCAGCAGCATACTTTGGTGGACTGTATGAAAAGAACGTCCCAAAGTGTCCTACATGTGGCTCAACCAATATAAAAAAGATATCATCAATGAGCAAGGCAGTAGGAATGCTTACACTCGGAATCCTTGATGCGGATATACACAGAACCTTCTATTGTAAGAATTGCGGATATAGGTGGTAGGTATCGCAGTATAGTCCGGTTGTATTACGATAATTTACAGTCACAGGGTAATTACAAGGTGCAGGGTAATGTGAATTATAGCGTAACGATAAATGATACAGTGCGATGACAAATAAGTAGGAGGCTCATAAATTATGACACCACAGGAAATATATGATGAAATTAATTATCTGAAGGAAAATCCTAAAACAGGAAATGCAATATTTGACGAAGTTATTGCTTTATACTATGCAGACAAAGAAGAGGATGCCGTTCAGCATATAAAAGAAGTTTATGATTGTGAAGAGGAACTTGCACGTCAGACATTCGATATATTTAAAAGCAGAATAAGTAAGCCAACTCCCCTGATGAAAGCAGAGGCAGCAGCATACTTTGGTGGACTGTATGAAAAGAACGTCCCAAAGTGTCCTACATGTGGCTCAACCAATATAAAAAAGATATCATCAATGAGCAAGGCAGTGGGAATGCTTACACTCGGAATCCTTGACGCGGATATCCACAGAACCTTCTATTGTAAGAACTGCGGATATAGGTGGTAGGTATCGCAGTATTTCTTAGTATCGTATTATCTGTATTACAGGTTATTAATATTCTTTGGTAAAATCTGAATTTTACTCGCCGGATGTAACACGCATCCGGGCATATTACTGAAATTCATAATCGCAATATGCACTATGCATTATAAGCAGATGCTGCATTATGGCCGCAGCCTGCTCAGAGGATGGGTATGTCTGTGGGGATTGCTCTCTGTGCGCTGGCACAAGACTCTTCATTACTATATACAGTCATGCACATATGTGCAGAGTGCCGTCCTGCTCGTTGTCTGTTGTCAGGATATCCTGTGGCACACAGGCGTCTCAAGGGTCTCCCCCTGATTACCATATACCGGCATAATCAGTTATTTCTGCTTTCGCAACCCGATGAATGAATATTCAGGGGTCTGATATGCTCTGAGAGTTTCAAGCATTTACTCCTCCATGTAAGTTTATACTCCGTTAATTGTGTTATACAGAGTTTTTAATAAAGAATCCCATGTATCCGCAGACTTGTTCACAGCGCCATTATGCTGTGTCCTTATCTGCGATTGACCTGATAAAATCTCTTGCCGGATTTTATATGATTGTCACCTTAAAAGGTCAATCAAAATTCTTTATAAAGCTTGCGAGACCTGCGGCACCTGCACTGAGTGCGATGGCACCCTTGCCGCCGATAACGTCTGTTACGGATTCGACAACAGACAGAAGCTTGGTGAGCGCGTTGACAGCGTCAGCAATATCATCTGTATCGATAAGATTGCCTGCTGTGGCGTCCCATGCAGCGCTGAATTTGTTAACAGCCTTGTTAAGCTCAGATGATGTCGCGGCAGAGCTGTCAATTAAAGAAACAGCAGATGCCCGGTACAGTGCCAGATTATCGCTGTAGGACTTCATATTGGACATGAAAGCTGTGAGCGAGGCGGAATCCGTGCCGAGAATACCGGCAATGCTGTTCTTTGAAGAGCTGTCAAGAGTGTTGAATTGGTCAGCAAGCTCGCTGATTAGCTGTATTGGGGATCTGAGTGCATTACTCCCCTCCGATATTTCTGTAATTGATATGCCTACAGAATTCAGGGCTGAGATTATGGAAGGGTCGGTAAGATTACTGAGAGTGTTAAAAATGCTGTTAAGCATGCTGCCGGCTGCTTTGCCGGACATTGCTGTACCGTCCAGCGCGGTGGCTGCCAATGCAGAGAATTCATCTGCGCTTATACCGCACTGTGCTGCTGATGCGGCGGCAAGGATAGTGGCTTCAGCCATATCCTGAAGTCCT
This genomic interval carries:
- a CDS encoding phage tail tape measure protein, yielding MNFNSLLSIILSLSNGNTSKAFSEFLSVLTSGLVAATSELEKYNSALSKVAGTSSFTSKELNEISVASANAAARYGKHASDYVAAAGAIYDSGAANAAQLTDLCAALQNSAGMSSEMSSGYILAANSAYTLHDGVDSLIDILDGQNSIINSTSAGLQDMAEATILAAASAAQCGISADEFSALAATALDGTAMSGKAAGSMLNSIFNTLSNLTDPSIISALNSVGISITEISEGSNALRSPIQLISELADQFNTLDSSSKNSIAGILGTDSASLTAFMSNMKSYSDNLALYRASAVSLIDSSAATSSELNKAVNKFSAAWDATAGNLIDTDDIADAVNALTKLLSVVESVTDVIGGKGAIALSAGAAGLASFIKNFD